One genomic window of Clostridium taeniosporum includes the following:
- a CDS encoding TrkA C-terminal domain-containing protein → MKRKLKIVSPVYQRIAADIASKIANGHYKVGEKIYARSALAAQYSVSSETARRAICILSDMDIVDTTKGSGVKIKSCENAIKFVKQCEDIQTVSDLKKEILEGLERQAQESKQLKENLLDLIDKTDRFKSINPFIPFKITINKNTPYAGKNISEINFWHNTFATIIAIKRGDSLIMSPGPYATFMEGDIFYFVGNEECYERVNNFIYPQ, encoded by the coding sequence ATGAAAAGAAAGTTAAAAATAGTAAGTCCGGTATATCAACGTATTGCAGCAGATATTGCTTCTAAGATAGCCAATGGACATTATAAGGTTGGAGAAAAAATATATGCTCGTTCGGCATTAGCAGCTCAATATAGTGTTTCATCAGAAACAGCTAGACGAGCTATTTGTATTTTGTCGGATATGGATATAGTAGATACGACTAAGGGAAGTGGAGTTAAAATAAAATCCTGTGAAAATGCAATTAAATTTGTAAAGCAATGTGAAGATATTCAAACAGTAAGTGATTTAAAAAAAGAGATATTAGAGGGCTTAGAACGTCAAGCACAAGAAAGTAAACAACTTAAAGAAAATTTATTAGATTTAATAGATAAGACAGATAGATTTAAATCAATTAATCCATTTATACCTTTTAAAATAACTATCAATAAGAATACGCCTTATGCAGGAAAAAATATATCTGAAATTAATTTTTGGCATAATACATTTGCAACTATAATTGCGATAAAACGAGGTGATTCTTTAATTATGTCTCCAGGCCCATATGCAACATTTATGGAAGGTGATATTTTTTACTTTGTAGGAAATGAAGAATGTTACGAAAGGGTAAACAATTTTATATATCCCCAATAA
- a CDS encoding ABC transporter ATP-binding protein encodes MIEFKNVSKVFKNKTVLKDISFKIEKGELVSIIGESGCGKTTTLKMINSLIKPSSGKILIDSEDIGFKDVIKLRRNMGYVIQQTGLFPHMTIRENIELIPRIQKKNKDSIKKKTYELMDMVGLNPDEYLDRYPTELSGGQQQRIGVARAFAIDPEIILMDEPFSALDPITRLQLQDELIDLQSKLRKTIVFVTHDMDEAIRIADRICIMNEGKIVQYDTPENILKNPCNDFVSEFIGTNRIWSSPEFIRAKDIMIENPVTCYKNTSVLKCMEKMRSLKVDSLFIIDRSNVILGIVTAKQIQNKPDRNISVENIMNSDFIKLSPDDTIVDILKIVKENKIFSLPVVDKNGFLKGIITKSSLVTTLSQQFLDTEEVG; translated from the coding sequence GTGATAGAGTTTAAAAACGTAAGTAAAGTTTTTAAAAATAAAACTGTTTTAAAAGATATCTCTTTTAAAATAGAAAAAGGAGAATTAGTAAGTATTATTGGTGAGAGTGGTTGTGGTAAAACTACTACTTTAAAAATGATAAATAGCCTTATTAAACCATCTTCAGGAAAAATTTTAATTGATAGTGAAGATATTGGATTTAAAGATGTAATAAAATTAAGAAGAAATATGGGCTATGTTATTCAACAAACAGGATTGTTTCCTCATATGACAATTAGAGAAAACATTGAATTAATTCCACGTATACAGAAAAAGAATAAAGATAGTATTAAAAAGAAGACTTATGAATTAATGGACATGGTTGGATTAAATCCAGATGAGTATTTAGATAGATATCCAACAGAACTTAGTGGAGGACAACAACAAAGAATAGGTGTTGCAAGAGCTTTTGCAATAGATCCAGAAATAATACTTATGGATGAACCATTCAGTGCGTTAGATCCAATAACTAGATTACAACTCCAAGATGAATTAATTGATTTACAGTCGAAATTAAGAAAAACTATTGTTTTTGTTACGCATGATATGGATGAAGCTATAAGAATAGCAGATAGGATTTGTATAATGAATGAAGGAAAAATAGTTCAATATGACACGCCAGAAAATATTCTTAAAAATCCATGTAATGACTTTGTAAGTGAATTTATAGGTACAAATAGAATATGGTCTTCACCAGAATTTATAAGAGCAAAAGATATAATGATTGAAAATCCAGTTACTTGTTATAAAAATACATCAGTTTTAAAATGTATGGAAAAAATGAGAAGTTTAAAAGTTGATAGTTTGTTTATAATAGATAGATCAAATGTTATTTTAGGAATCGTTACTGCTAAACAAATACAAAATAAACCGGATAGAAATATATCTGTAGAGAATATAATGAATTCTGATTTTATTAAGTTATCACCAGATGATACCATAGTAGATATACTTAAAATTGTAAAAGAAAATAAGATATTTAGTTTACCTGTTGTTGATAAAAATGGATTTTTAAAAGGAATAATAACCAAAAGTAGTTTAGTTACAACATTAAGTCAACAATTTTTAGATACTGAGGAGGTAGGTTAA
- the tpx gene encoding thiol peroxidase yields MNVKFQGNLMTLEGTIIKVGDLAPDFTAIDNNLNPVSSKDFKGKKVFVSVPSLDTPVCDLEVKRFNKEATSFSNVNIYVLSMDLPFAQGRWCGSEGIDKVKTLSDYKDREFGEKYGTYIKELGLLTRAVFVVDENNKVIYVEYCEEISSHPNYDEVLKFL; encoded by the coding sequence ATGAATGTTAAGTTTCAAGGAAATCTAATGACACTAGAAGGAACAATTATAAAAGTTGGGGACTTAGCGCCTGACTTTACAGCTATTGACAATAATTTAAATCCAGTATCATCAAAAGATTTTAAAGGTAAAAAAGTTTTTGTAAGCGTTCCTTCATTAGATACACCAGTATGTGATTTAGAAGTAAAAAGATTTAATAAAGAAGCTACAAGTTTTTCTAATGTAAATATATATGTATTATCAATGGATTTACCTTTTGCTCAAGGGCGATGGTGTGGAAGTGAAGGGATAGATAAGGTTAAAACATTATCTGATTATAAAGATAGAGAGTTTGGTGAAAAATACGGTACATACATTAAAGAATTAGGATTGTTAACAAGAGCTGTCTTTGTAGTTGATGAAAATAATAAAGTTATATATGTTGAATATTGTGAAGAAATAAGTTCACATCCTAATTATGATGAAGTTTTGAAATTTTTATAA